The genome window GTCACGTCGACGATCGCCTCGCCAAGCGCTTCAAAGTCGATCATGCGGCTTTCGTCGGCCGTCTCGCCGATCCACAGCGACACCCCGCTGACTTCAGCATCTTCCAGATAGTCGCAGTGCCAGGACACGAACAGGTCGGCTTCCATCGCTGCCGCCAGCTCCGCGCGCCGCACCGCCGAGACGTCAGTGTCTGCCGTGCGGGTGAGCAGCACGTCTACGCCGTACGCTTCCAACAGCGCCTGCAAGCGCAGGCAGACTGCCAGATTGATCGTCTTCTCTTCTGCTCCCTCTGCGGTAAAACCGCTCTCCGAACCGCCGTGGCCGGGATCGAGGACTACATGCCATTGTTGTTTCGTTTCGAACGTCATTGCCGGAATTGCTCCTTTCAAATAAAAAAGACGCCATGACAAGCGAATGCTGTCTGCTGACTGCACGCGCTGACAAAGCGTCCTCCGGGTCTCGGTCGGACCATGTACGTAAGCTTTATTTTTTCTCGCGATAATAAGTGGTCGCTTCCATCACACAGGAGAGAATCTGTCCATGATGCGTCTTGACGGTGCGGGTGTCG of Tumebacillus sp. BK434 contains these proteins:
- a CDS encoding N-acetylmuramoyl-L-alanine amidase; this encodes MTFETKQQWHVVLDPGHGGSESGFTAEGAEEKTINLAVCLRLQALLEAYGVDVLLTRTADTDVSAVRRAELAAAMEADLFVSWHCDYLEDAEVSGVSLWIGETADESRMIDFEALGEAIVDVTGQIMLGVFQDSDKVLSLVQTPALMIRGAFLSSPHELELCKNPDFLQAQAQGAARGILKVLPRLSPIS